A region of the Sodalis ligni genome:
CGCGACGTTCACGGCGTGCCGGACGTTCACCGCCGGCACCAGCGCTTTCCGGGCGACGTTCATCACGTTCGCGGAATTCACGGCGCGGACGACGGTCAATAACCGGATCCGGCGGCAGGATCAGCGGACGTTCGCCCTGGGCCATTTTGAGCAGTGCCGCGGCCAGGGTTTCCATATCCAGCTCTTCCAGCGGCTGAAGCTTCGCCAGCAGGGCGCGATACATATCCAAATCGCTGCTTTCCAACTGGGCCTGGACCTTCGAGGCGAATTTTTCCAGACGGCGCTGGCTGAGCAACTCGCCGGTAGGGATTTCCACTTCTGGAATAGCCAGCTTCATGATACGTTCGATATTCTTCAGCAAACGGCGTTCGCGGTTCTCAACGAACAGCAGCGCGCGTCCGGCGCGGCCCGCACGGCCGGTACGGCCGATACGGTGCACATAGGATTCCGAATCCATCGGAATATCATAGTTCACCACCAGGCTGATACGATCCACATCCAGCCCGCGAGCCGCCACATCCGTGGCAATCAGAATATCCAGACGACCGTCCTTCAGGCGATCCAGGGTTTGTTCACGCAAGGCCTGGTTCATATCGCCGTTAAGGGCGGCGCTGTTGTAACCGCTGTGCTCCAGCGCTTCCGCCACTTCCAGCGTGGCGTTTTTGGTGCGCACGAAGATGATGGCGGCGTCGAAATCTTCCGCTTCGAGGAAACGCACCAGCGCTTCATTCTTGCGCATGCCGTGCACCGTCCAGTAACTCTGGCTGATATCGGGACGGGTGGTCACGCTGGACTGAATCCTGACTTCCTGCGGATCGTTCATGAAACGACGGGTAATCCGGCGAATCGCCTCAGGCATCGTGGCGGAAAACAGCGCCGTCTGATGCTTGGCGGGGATTTGCGCCATAATGGTTTCCACGTCTTCGATAAAGCCCATACGCAGCATTTCATCGGCTTCATCCAGCACCAAACCGCTGAGTTTGGATAAATCGAGGGTGCCGCGTTTCAAATGGTCGAGCAGACGACCCGGCGTACCCACGACAACCTGCGGCCCTTGGCGCAGGGCGCGCAACTGGACGTCATAACGCTGGCCGCCGTATAGCGCCACCACGTTAATGCCTTTCATATGCTTGGCAAAATCGGAAATCGCTTCCGCGACCTGTACCGCCAACTCACGGGTTGGCGCCAGAACCAGCACTTGGGGAGCGGCCAGTTCCGCATCAATATTATGTAATAGGGGCAAAGCAAACGCAGCGGTCTTCCCGCTCCCGGTTTGCGCCATGCCCAGTACATCACGGCCCGCCAGCAACTGCGGGATACACTCTAACTGGATTGGCGATGGTTTTTCGTAGCCCAGATCGAGAAGAGCGTTGAGGATGGGAGTGGAGAGTCCCAAATCAGCAAAGGAGGTTTCAACTTCAGACATGTACACGTGCCTCATTTCATCATGGCGGCCAGTCTACATACCTCGTCGTGAAAACTTTCAGTCATTTTCATCAAAAGTGTGAACCGGCTCAAATTGGATTAAAAACGGACAAACAAGCCCTCACCCTCGCAGGTGATAAAAAAAAGGTATCGGGCTGAGTTGTTTAGTTCGTCAGCTATTGCTGGTCCGATTCTGATAGGTCGTCTTGCCCTTGGCCTAAAAGCGCCAATTCCAACAATGCATAGCGGTGCTCAACAAAGTTATGTACGTTGTTAGCGACCGTCAGTTTGAACAGCGCCGAAGCGGAGTTCTTGTCCCCCAGACTCAGGTAGTGTTTACCTAAATAGAAGTCAGTTTCACTGAGATGCTCGGCGAGCGAAGTGTTATCCGTTGCGTCCGCCTTAAGGCGCTCCATCAGCGTTGTTTCACTGATGTCCCCCAGGTAGAACTCGACAATATTCCATCCCCATTGCCCCCTGTTCGCTTTCTGATAGCGCTGTGCCAGCGCGTCTTTGGCTTTGTTGGTGTCGATTTGCTTCTCCACCAGGTAAAGCCACAGCGAACGGAATGGATCATTTGGGTCGTCGCGATAAAACGCCTGCAGATCATCCTGCGCTAAACGGTAGCGGCCTCCATAATACAAGGCGATGCCACGGTTTAAATACGCGTAATTGTAAGTTGGATCAAGCTCTAGTACAGAATCAAACGCTTCATAGGCAGCATCAAAATTGCCTGCCTGCGTTAAATATATGCCGAGATAATTAAAAACTTCCGGCATATCGGGTCGTATTGCCAGCGCTTGTGAAAAATCATTCCGCGCTAGCGCACGCAACCCAAGACTATCATACAGCACTCCGCGCTCATATAATAGCTGTGCTCGTTCATCATCGGTTAGTGCCCGGCTCGCCAGGATTTGTTCCATGCGCGCCAGGATGACTTCCTGTTGTAACGTCGGCTGTAAGGGAACAGCTAATACGTCATCTTTACTACGCCAATCAATGTTGCTGCATCCTGCCAGCATAAACGCCATCGCAACGAACCACCAGCGCAAGTAAGGCCTCATTTCCCACTCCCGAAGAAAAACATTGGATGAACGTCCTGTCCCCCATCGGCTTAACACAAGGCGTCCCGCCCTTGTGATACGATCAGCTCCCTACCGCGTAAGGAGCTGTAAATTGCGCTAACAGTAATTATACTCTTTTATCGTGCCGATTTATTCTACTTCAGGTACTGCCGCATCCTGACCGGGCGTGGTGGCTTCTTTGATGCTTAAACGCACGCGCCCCTGACGATCGACTTCCAATACCTTGACCGGCACTTCTTGTCCCATTTGCAAATAGTCGGCCACTTTTTCCACACGCTTGTCGGCAATCTGGGAAATATGCACCAGACCTTCTTTGCCGCCGCCGATTGCCACGAAGGCGCCAAAATCGACAATACGCGTCACTTTACCATTATAGACCCGGCCCACTTCAATTTCAGCGGTAATCTCTTCGATACGGCGAATGGCATGGCGCGCTTTCTCACCGTCGGTGGCAGCGACTTTGACCGTGCCGTCATCTTCGATTTCAATGGTCGTGCCGGTTTCTTCCGTCAGGGCGCGAATCACCGAGCCACCCTTGCCAATCACATCCTTGATCTTGTCCGGATTGATTTTGATGGTATG
Encoded here:
- the nlpI gene encoding lipoprotein NlpI, which gives rise to MRPYLRWWFVAMAFMLAGCSNIDWRSKDDVLAVPLQPTLQQEVILARMEQILASRALTDDERAQLLYERGVLYDSLGLRALARNDFSQALAIRPDMPEVFNYLGIYLTQAGNFDAAYEAFDSVLELDPTYNYAYLNRGIALYYGGRYRLAQDDLQAFYRDDPNDPFRSLWLYLVEKQIDTNKAKDALAQRYQKANRGQWGWNIVEFYLGDISETTLMERLKADATDNTSLAEHLSETDFYLGKHYLSLGDKNSASALFKLTVANNVHNFVEHRYALLELALLGQGQDDLSESDQQ
- a CDS encoding DEAD/DEAH family ATP-dependent RNA helicase gives rise to the protein MSEVETSFADLGLSTPILNALLDLGYEKPSPIQLECIPQLLAGRDVLGMAQTGSGKTAAFALPLLHNIDAELAAPQVLVLAPTRELAVQVAEAISDFAKHMKGINVVALYGGQRYDVQLRALRQGPQVVVGTPGRLLDHLKRGTLDLSKLSGLVLDEADEMLRMGFIEDVETIMAQIPAKHQTALFSATMPEAIRRITRRFMNDPQEVRIQSSVTTRPDISQSYWTVHGMRKNEALVRFLEAEDFDAAIIFVRTKNATLEVAEALEHSGYNSAALNGDMNQALREQTLDRLKDGRLDILIATDVAARGLDVDRISLVVNYDIPMDSESYVHRIGRTGRAGRAGRALLFVENRERRLLKNIERIMKLAIPEVEIPTGELLSQRRLEKFASKVQAQLESSDLDMYRALLAKLQPLEELDMETLAAALLKMAQGERPLILPPDPVIDRRPRREFRERDERRPESAGAGGERPARRERRDVGEMDLYRIEVGRDDGVEVRHIVGAIANEGDISSRYIGNIKLFASHSTIELPKGMPGDMLSHFTRTRILNKPMNMQFVGEAQAQPRGERRGGAPRGGFGGGERREGGSAPAGAPARRNFSDRREGGASTERRFSRDGQRAPRRDGDSAAAPAGRRRFGSDA
- the yrbN gene encoding protein YrbN, producing the protein MKMTESFHDEVCRLAAMMK